A window from Solanum stenotomum isolate F172 chromosome 5, ASM1918654v1, whole genome shotgun sequence encodes these proteins:
- the LOC125863847 gene encoding aldehyde dehydrogenase family 7 member A1-like — MHPTIAEISSNAEIVKEKLFVPVLYAMKFKTFEEAVEINNSVPQAEIGGAFGGEKGTGGGCYAGSDSSKQYMRRSTCTINYGIELPLAQGINFG; from the exons ATGCATCCAACAATTGCTGAAATTTCTTCAAATGCTGAAATTGTGAAGGAAAAATTGTTTGTTCCAGTTCTGTATGCAATGAAGTTTAAGACTTTCGAAGAAGCAGTTGAAATCAACAACTCTGTCCCTCAAG CTGAAATTGGCGGTGCTTTTGGAGGTGAGAAAGGTACTGGTGGTGGCTGTTATGCAGGAAGTGATTCTTCGAAACAATATATGAGACGCTCAACTTGTACAATCAACTATGGAATTGAACTACCATTGGCTCAAGGAATCAATTTTGGCTAG